One part of the Algibacter sp. L1A34 genome encodes these proteins:
- a CDS encoding glycoside hydrolase family 88 protein: MRVVKLVSFLVLSLIFACNSAKKERSLNEASKFNIENILKNNVEKIKTVAQTYTRFDSFPRHVNKNNTQWSFVKTTDWCSGFYPGMLWYAYEYSGDEGLKKQAVNFTEPLKVIAYSSARNHDIGFQLYCSYGNGYRLTGNQNYKEVLLAAADTLATLYNPKVGSILSWPSQIKRYKHNTIIDNMMNLELLFWAAKNGGDKSLYNIAKSHAEQTMKHLVREDGSAFHVGSFDMETGAFLQGYTHQGYANESMWARGQGWGIYGFAMAYRETGDSNFLNTAIKLSDKFLERLPEDGIPFWDFDDPKIPNVPKDASAAAVAACGLMELSGLVQDEKLKSKYFNAGKTLVENLSSSAYLSHAKNDALLLHSTGNHPKNKEMDVPIIYADYYYMEALLRLKKLENI; this comes from the coding sequence ATGCGTGTAGTTAAGTTAGTGTCATTTTTAGTGTTGAGTTTAATTTTTGCTTGTAATTCTGCAAAAAAAGAAAGGTCGTTAAATGAAGCCTCTAAGTTTAATATAGAGAATATACTAAAAAATAATGTTGAAAAAATAAAAACAGTAGCACAAACTTATACACGTTTTGATAGTTTTCCGAGACACGTTAATAAAAACAATACCCAATGGAGTTTTGTTAAAACTACAGATTGGTGTAGCGGCTTTTATCCAGGTATGTTGTGGTATGCTTACGAATATTCAGGAGATGAGGGGTTAAAGAAACAGGCTGTAAATTTCACAGAACCACTTAAGGTTATTGCATACAGTTCTGCGAGAAATCACGATATCGGTTTTCAGTTATATTGTAGTTATGGTAATGGGTATAGATTAACAGGAAACCAAAATTACAAAGAGGTTTTGTTGGCCGCTGCCGATACATTGGCAACATTATACAACCCGAAAGTTGGTAGTATTTTATCTTGGCCTTCTCAAATTAAGCGATACAAGCACAACACCATTATAGATAATATGATGAATTTAGAGTTGCTTTTTTGGGCAGCTAAAAATGGTGGAGATAAAAGTTTGTACAATATAGCTAAAAGTCATGCAGAACAAACTATGAAGCATTTGGTTAGGGAAGACGGTTCTGCATTTCATGTTGGGTCTTTCGATATGGAAACAGGAGCGTTTTTACAAGGCTATACACATCAAGGTTATGCTAACGAATCCATGTGGGCGCGAGGGCAAGGTTGGGGAATTTATGGTTTTGCAATGGCATATCGTGAAACTGGTGATTCTAATTTTTTGAATACTGCCATAAAACTTTCAGATAAATTTTTAGAGCGTTTACCGGAAGATGGTATTCCGTTTTGGGATTTCGACGATCCTAAAATTCCTAATGTACCAAAAGATGCTTCTGCGGCAGCAGTTGCAGCATGTGGCTTAATGGAATTATCGGGTTTGGTTCAAGATGAAAAGTTAAAATCTAAATATTTCAACGCAGGTAAAACATTGGTTGAAAATCTATCATCTAGTGCTTATTTGAGTCATGCTAAAAATGATGCCTTGCTATTGCATTCCACAGGAAATCACCCTAAGAATAAAGAAATGGACGTACCAATTATTTATGCCGATTACTATTATATGGAAGCCTTATTGCGATTAAAGAAACTAGAAAATATTTAA